In Bacillota bacterium, the following are encoded in one genomic region:
- a CDS encoding LysM peptidoglycan-binding domain-containing protein, which translates to MKRSEHGLATRKGGFLRRVLVPVALAGLAVAWALPARPAQATSVYTVQPGDSLYAIGQAHGVDYRAIVTANELTSSWIYPGQRLFLPSPGQPYTVQPGDTLWKIAQRFGVGVAAIRSANGLQSDWIYPGQVFSIPTSTDPGGGARPPAPVPRPVVRLAPGERDLLARLVTAEAGGEPFLAQVGVAAVVLNRVRSPLFPDTVSGVIYQVDAWGNYQFTPVLNGWINRPATPSAYQAVDEALSGSDPTGGALYFWATGEISNTYLLGLPVTAQIGHVTFAL; encoded by the coding sequence TTGAAGCGAAGCGAACATGGCCTCGCCACCCGCAAGGGGGGTTTCCTCCGGCGTGTGCTCGTTCCCGTCGCCCTCGCCGGCTTGGCGGTCGCCTGGGCCCTGCCCGCCCGGCCGGCGCAGGCGACGAGCGTCTACACGGTCCAGCCCGGGGATTCGCTCTACGCGATCGGTCAGGCCCACGGCGTGGACTACCGCGCCATCGTGACGGCCAACGAGCTGACTTCCAGCTGGATCTACCCGGGTCAGCGGCTCTTCCTGCCGAGCCCGGGCCAACCGTACACGGTCCAGCCGGGGGACACGCTCTGGAAGATCGCCCAGCGGTTCGGGGTGGGCGTGGCCGCCATACGCTCGGCCAACGGCCTTCAGAGCGACTGGATCTACCCGGGACAGGTCTTCTCGATCCCGACCTCCACGGACCCCGGCGGCGGCGCACGGCCGCCCGCCCCGGTCCCGCGTCCCGTGGTCCGGCTGGCCCCGGGTGAAAGGGATCTGCTGGCGCGCCTGGTCACCGCCGAGGCGGGCGGTGAGCCCTTCCTGGCCCAGGTCGGCGTGGCGGCCGTGGTCCTCAACCGGGTACGCAGCCCCCTCTTCCCCGACACCGTGAGCGGCGTGATCTACCAGGTGGACGCCTGGGGCAACTACCAGTTCACCCCCGTCCTGAACGGGTGGATCAACCGCCCGGCCACTCCCAGCGCCTACCAGGCGGTGGACGAGGCGCTCTCCGGCAGCGACCCCACCGGCGGCGCACTCTACTTCTGGGCGACCGGCGAGATCAGCAACACGTATCTTTTGGGCCTGCCGGTGACGGCGCAGATCGGGCACGTCACCTTCGCCCTCTGA
- a CDS encoding proline dehydrogenase family protein encodes MQATDGAPVTPEAKAVAVDSILRPLFQRLAVSRTAVRLAHSRGLSRAARRFVIAEGLDEAIRGAAELNAQGVGVTLDNLAESTRSLGEAEAAAAEVRSILEAAEAAGLPDTNVSVKLTGFGIDLSEADCYRLTEGVVRRAAAGGRLVWIDMESSAYVDRTLATYRRLREAGLENVGVVLQAYLYRTPQDLEALSPYRPAVRIVKGAYAEPPRRALQDRQTIRLAFRRLVMASLQNGNFTAIATHDDELIGPLRQSLREAGIDRTRFEWQMLYGIRPELARRLVAEGEHVRLYVPFGRAWFPYFMRRLAERPADLWLLLGR; translated from the coding sequence GTGCAGGCGACGGACGGCGCGCCCGTGACGCCGGAGGCGAAGGCCGTGGCCGTGGATTCCATTCTCCGCCCACTCTTTCAGCGCTTGGCCGTCAGCCGCACCGCCGTCCGCCTGGCCCACTCCCGCGGGCTGAGCAGGGCGGCGCGGCGGTTCGTGATCGCCGAAGGGCTGGACGAGGCCATCCGCGGAGCGGCGGAGCTGAACGCGCAGGGTGTCGGTGTCACCCTGGACAACCTGGCCGAGTCGACGCGCAGCCTGGGGGAGGCCGAGGCGGCCGCCGCCGAGGTCCGCAGCATCCTGGAGGCGGCGGAGGCGGCGGGCCTGCCGGACACCAACGTCTCCGTCAAGCTGACGGGTTTCGGCATCGACCTCTCCGAGGCCGACTGCTACCGGCTGACCGAGGGGGTGGTCCGGCGGGCGGCGGCCGGGGGGCGCCTGGTCTGGATCGACATGGAGTCCTCGGCCTACGTCGACCGGACGCTGGCGACCTACCGGCGGCTGCGCGAAGCCGGCCTGGAGAACGTGGGCGTGGTGCTCCAGGCCTACCTCTACCGGACGCCGCAGGACCTGGAGGCCCTCTCCCCGTATCGCCCGGCGGTCCGCATCGTCAAGGGCGCCTACGCGGAGCCCCCGCGACGGGCCTTGCAGGACCGGCAGACCATCCGCCTCGCCTTCCGGCGGCTGGTCATGGCCAGCCTGCAGAATGGCAACTTCACCGCCATCGCCACCCATGACGACGAACTGATCGGGCCGCTCCGCCAGTCGCTTCGTGAGGCCGGCATCGACCGGACGCGCTTCGAGTGGCAGATGCTCTACGGGATCCGGCCCGAGCTGGCACGCCGGCTGGTGGCCGAGGGTGAGCACGTGCGGCTCTACGTCCCCTTCGGGCGCGCCTGGTTCCCCTACTTCATGCGCAGGTTGGCCGAGCGGCCGGCGGACCTGTGGCTGCTTCTGGGCCGCTGA